Within the Gammaproteobacteria bacterium genome, the region GCCCTCGTAGAAGACCCGCAGGAGGCGGACGCCGACCGGCTGCGGCCGGTGCTGCTGCCGCCGGACAGCCCGGCGATCGGCCACACCCTCGCCGAACTCAACTTCGCGGGCGTAGTGGTGACCGCGCTGGTGCGCCAGGGTGAGCGGCGGCTGTCACCGGCGGGCGAAACCGTACTGGAAGCGGGCGATGCCGTCGTGCTGTTCGGTTCTCCCGAAGATCTGCAGCGTGCCGAGGCGATCCTGCTCGGATAGCCGGGGTGACAGCCCCTCCGACCGGACCGACCGATCAGCTCCGCGACGCTGCGCCAGGATGCCGCCGACACTCGCTCATGGCGCGCAGGGCAGGCGTTCCATCAGGTAGCACAGGCAATCCTGCCGGATCACCCGGCGATCCAGCGTCAGCATGGACGGCGTTGACGGCACCTGCTGGGCGATGGTTCCACCCGTATCGAGACGGAAAAACCGGGCGGTGACGTCGTTGCCCGCCTCGTCGGAAACCTTCAGGGTCAGCGGGCGTGACGGATCCTGCCGCCCCAGAGCGTGCCCGGGGCAAGATCCTGAAAGTTATGGCGGTCGAGGTCGCCGGGCAGACTGAGATCCCGCGCCTCCGCATCGAATCGAAATCGATCCCGTCCCGGATCCCGACGGTCGCTACGGTATGGTACAGATCGATGTCATGCGGCGAGACCGGATGCCGGGGGAACTCCGCCAGGTGCAGGCAGGCCTCGACGAACTCCAGCGCGTGTTCCGTATTCTGCGGATTACCGGCCTTGCCGCATTCCACCGTGACCGCCGGACACAGATCGGCGAAGGCCAGCGACTGCACGCCGCGCGGGCGCAGGAAGTAGATCACCGTGCGGCTGAACAGCGTTGCCAGCCGGAGGAACGGCGGGTCGAGGCGGTTCACACAGGCATAGTGCGGATTGAGCCCGGTATTGTTGTGGATATCGATGCTGGCAGAGGATCGCGCGCCCGCATCTCCTCCACCACCGCGCGCATGACGGCGCTCTCGGGCCGTCCGTCGCCTCGCCGCCGGGCCAGGCGCGGTTGTAATCGAGCTGTCCCTCGAGCCGGCGCACACCACTGCCGCCGCGGCGACGTTGCCGATGAACAGGCTCAGGGCGCGCGGCAGTTCCCGTCTCTCGTATCGCTGCAGCAGCTCACGCACCGCCCGCCAGCTGGTGTCTTCGTTGCCGTGCAGCAGCGTGCTCACAAACAGCGGCCGGTCCCGCCGCCCCGGCAGGTGGATCAGTGTGGGGCCGCCCAGCAGTCGCGCCAGATCGGCCGGTTCCGCCGCCAACAGTCCGTCCGGGAGGTGGTCGAGGATGGTCAGCATAGGTCCCGGGTCTGTCCTGTCAGGACGCCGGCCAGCGATGCACCGGCGCACCACCCTGCTGGTGAACATGATAGGCGGCCGTCAGGGCGAACAGATCGTTGTCGTGGAGATCGAGGAAACGGCGCTGCCAGTCGCTGCCGGTCTGGCCGCCGGCGAGCCGCTCCACCATCGTCCCCAGGTAGCGTTCGATATCCTCCGGCGCCAGCCGCCGCGCCGTCAATCCCCGCCGGGCCAGCGGCAGCGGCTCGTCCTGCAGCAGGTCGGCTACGTCATATACCCGCCCGTCCAGCCAGGTCACTTCAGCGGCCAGGCCGTCGCGGGCACAGGTGTAGAAGTTGGCCTTTGCCGCGGCAAACGGCAATGACAGCTCCGGCGCCTCCTCCATCGTCGCCAGCATCTCCACCAGACCGTAGAACAGCGCTGCATTGGCGATGGTGTCGACCACCGTCGGTCCGGCCGGCAAGGGACGATGCTCGATGCGCACGTGGGGCGTGCCGTCGGCGTCGAAGCCGATCAACGGGCGGTTCCAGCGCCAGATGGTGCCGTTGTGCAGGCGCAGGTGGCTGAGTTCGCGCGGCGCGGCGGGGAGCTCTATCGGCAGCAGGACCTCATATTCGCTGGCATTGGTGAGGAAACATTCGAGCAGCGATTGCTGCACGTAACCGTAGCCGAAGGTCACGCGGTCGTGCGGCGCGTTATGCTCCTGGCCGTAACCCACCGCCACCGCCTGCTCGAACAGCGGGATGCGCGTCTCCGCCCACAGCCGGCGGCCGAACAGCAGCGGCGCGTTGGCGCACAGGGCGGTCAACGGACCGGAGATTATCTTCGCGGCGTTGTAGTAGCGCGCTGCATGGAGCGGATACACCTGCAGATGGATCTGGAACGAGGTGGCGGCCGCCTCCAGCATTACGTCGTGATGCTCGGTCTGGAGGTGATCATCCCCCAGGATATCCAGCCGCAGCGGGCGCCCGCGGCTGGGCGCAGCACCTGCTCGTTGAGCGCGCGGTAACGCCTGAGCGGCGGCGTCATATTGGCCACGCACAGGTCTTCCTGGCGCACGGTCGGCAGGATGCCGATCATGAGCAGGCGTGCGTCTAGATCGCGCGCGACCCCGCTGGCGCGCTGCCAGAGGGCGGCGAGATCGTGTTCCATGGCGCGCAGCGCAGCGCCAGTCAAAGGCCGCGGCGCGGTGTTGAATTCGATATTGAAGCTCGCCAGCTCGGGCGCCACCAGCTCGCCGGCGAAGCGCTCCATGAAACGAGATTGAGCGGCGCCGGGCGAAACCGCCCATCCACCAGCCAGGCCTCAGTTCAGATCCGGCGACATGGTGACGCTGCGACAGTCCCTGTGTTTCGAACAGCGCCTTGAGCAGCGCCGTTTCCTCGCGCAGGCGCGCCGAGAACATGCTGTGGTCATGCCGGGTGAAATGTGCGCGCTCGATCTCCTGACCCATCGGGGTTGCCCGCATCTGCTCCGGAGGGTTCTATGGCCTCAGCGAGCTTCGTTCTCAGCGCCCGACCAGTTTCAGCGAGGCCACGAGCATGTGCTCGTTTTTCAGCATGTCCGCCAGGGTATAGCCGTCGAGCACACCGAGGAAGGCGTCAGTTGCATCGCTCAGCGCGCCCTTGGGCGGCAAACCGGAGTGATCGGACAATTGCGCTGCCTGCCGTCGAAGCACTCAACGATGTTGAAATTCGCCTCGGCATGCCGCACCACGTCGCCGATGTTGATCAGCTCGGGCGCGCGCGCGAGGCTCAGGCCGCCGCCCTTGCCGCGGAGCGAATGGATGAAACCGAGGGTGGACAGGTTATGCACCACCTTGACCAGGTGGTTGCGCGAGATGCCGTAGCCCTGCGCGATCTCGGAGACGGTCGACAGGCGGTCGCGCCGCAGCCCCAGGTAGATGAGGACGCGCAGGGAGTAATCGGTATAGAGGGTAAGTTGCATACCTGCAAGTTACATCGAACCTAGCGGAATCTGCAACTGATCGTATCGTAAAAAAGCCCCCGGCCGAGGCCGGGGGGATACCTGTTGATACGTACCTTCCGATCCCGCGTCACCGAATCAGAATATTGTCACCCTTGCCCGCCTTCGGATCGGCGTCCGGTTTGTTCATGAGCACGGTTATAGCTCCGCTCATGGCCGCCTTCATGGAATGGTCCACAATGGCATTATTGGTGGGACGATCCTTAGGCGACACGATATCCAGCGACACCGCCTCGGATACGCCCAGGTTGTAAGTGGCCATGCCATGAACCACGTTCCTGGGGTTGCCATTCAGATATACCCTGTCCCAGATGCCGGCGATGGGGTGAATAGCGGCGGGCCGATTGATGTTGGCGTTCACATAATGGATGCGCACGCGCTCGCCCGGTTTTGCCTCCAGCACCTGACTCGCGTTCTGGTCGTGCACCGGATCGTAGTGGAACATCTTGCCGTTGATCAGGGAGCCGGTGTAGCCCTCATCCTCCATGATGGCGTGATGATCGTCAGCGTTGGCGAAATACTGCCCCTGAACCAGGACATACTCGCGGTCAGGTCTGGGGAACTTGTCGCTGTAGCCTTCCTTCGGGTCCACGATCACGATGCCGTACATGCCGCGCGCGATATGCTGGTGCATGGGAGCGGATCCGCAGTGATACATGAATACACCCGGATACTTGGCGTCGAAGGTGAACTTCTTGGTCTCTCCCCGGTTTGACTGGCGCAAACTCATCAAGGACGTCGACCTGCGCCGCATGGAAATCCATCGAGTGGCTTTCCTTGTTGGTATTGTCGTTGACCAGTTCGAATTCTATGGTATCGCCCTCCTTGACCCGGACCACCGGCCCGGGGATCTGACCTTCGAAAGTCCAGGCCGGATACTTTGTCCCCTTGTTGTCAATCTCGAGCATGACCTCCTTGGCGTGCATGACGACCTTCACCTTTTCAGCGAGGGCCGCCTGTGCATAGCCGGACAGGGCGGAAACAGCGGACACCGCTAACACCAATTTTTGAATTTCATGTCTCTCTCCTCCATTATCGTATATCGAACGCTCTCTTGGTTATTTACTGCTTATTACCATCATGCAAACTGCTACTTCCCAAAACTGCACTGGCACATCTCGCGGAGGTTGGCTACCAGGCCATGGATTTCCTCGTCACTCAATACGTCACCGCACGGCGGCATCAGGACAGATTTGTTGATATCCACGCCGCCCTCCTTGATCGCCTTGTATATGTCCTCATCCGAACGCGCGGACATCTCCCTGGCGTCGGTGTGATCGCGCGGCTGTACCGACATGTCGCGCACATTGATGCCCTTGCCGTTACCCCGCATGCCGTGGCACTGGGTGCAGTAGGTGCGGTAATTATCCGCGGCCTTTTCCGCCGCCGGCGCCTCCATCGACCAAACCAGCAGCAGGCTGGCGACGCAGAGCTCAGTTACGATCACCTTCATGATCTTCATTGCGCGGCCTCCTCACTCAGCAACCGGAAGTAATCGATGAACTTCCGGATATCGTGTCGTTGAGATGCTTGTTGGGCATGAATATCTTGGGATCCCAAGCCTGCGGATTGCGCAGGAAACTCGCCAGCCAGTCCTCCTGCAGGCGCTGCGCCGCGGTAGAGACCTCGGGGCCGGAGAGTCCACCGTATCCCGGCTCGATCTCGTGGCAGGCCAGGCAACCCTTGAACTTGTCGAACAGCATCTCGCCGGAACTGAGCGAGAGATTGCCGGGGGTATAGGCACCCGCAGTGACGAGATCCGGGTTTCCCTTCAGGGCCATCAAGGCTGCGGTAACAGCCTTGCCCTCCGGCGCGGACAGTGCGGGATGCGCCGTGAGCGTGGCGGCGTCGATTTCGTCACCAGCGGCGCCGGGTTTCACGTGGTCGGCATAGAACATGCCGGCGGGACGGATGCGCGTCGGCTTCTGCAGCCAGGCCTCCATCCAGGCCGCCTTGTACTTGAGACCGGCGTAGAACAGGTCCGGCCCCTTGCGGTTCCACAGCTCCTGCAGGGTAGCGGGCGCCGGCCCCGTCAGATTGTGACAGGCACCGCACTGCCCCTGCAGGATGGTGCCGCCGTCCTCCGCCCCGGCGATGCTGGATCCCACCAGCATGACCGCCGTAAACCAGTACTTAATGAGTCTCATGCTGTACCCTCCTGCGCTCGCGCCGCCCTTCGGCCTGCAGCGGCACGCCCGCGAAGCGCTCGTTGTTATGCATGCCGTATGGCTTCTTCATCGATTCACTGTAGTAGAAATCAGGATCGTCGTTGGGCAACATGGTGTGCGGATCGTCCTTCACCACCGGCGACAAGCCCTCGTAGGCAATCACCGTCATGGGGCCACCACCATGTTTCCCATTGTTAGTGACATGCGGGTCAACGTGGTCGTGCACCATCCAGATGCCGGGATTGTTCATCTCGACGATGGCGTCGTAACGCTCGCCCGGACCGATCAGGATGGTGTCGACGTAATACGGCGCCGGCAGCGGCGAGCCATCCTTATGCGTGATGAGCATGTCGTGACCGTGAGTATGAATGGCATGGATTTCCGCGCCGGCGCCGAACATGCGCAAGCGGACCACGTCGCCCTTCCTGACGTTGATCGGCTGCGTCAGCGGAAAGGAGCGGCCGTTGAGGGAAAAGTAATTGGCGCGGTCGCGCGGACCGCCGCCCGAGCCGAGCTTCTCCGCATAGTCGGAATCCCACGAGCTCAGCATCATGATCACGTCCTGGGTGACCTTTTTTTCCAGCTTGGTAGGTTTGGCCGGATCGACGATGAGCGGACCCCACATGCCACGGATGCCGACATGCTCGCTGACATTCACATGGCAGTGGTACCAGGTGCTGCCGGTCTTTTCCGCCCTGAACTTGTAGGTGAAGGTCTCGCCCGGCTCGATCGCCTTTTGCGTGACGCCGGGCACGCCGTCCATCTTCCAGTTGCTGGCGTCGCCGGAGCTGGTGAGGTTGTGGCGCTGATACTGGCCGTGCCAGTGGATGGTATGCGGCAGGGTGGTGTTATTCGCGACGTGCACGATAACGTCGTCACCCTCCTTCACGTGGATCAGCGGCCCCGGCACTTGGCCGTTAAATGCGAATACCTGATACTCCAGGTCCGGCGCCACCTGGATCTTCCTTTCTTCGATTGTGAAATCGAACTCCCGGTTCTCCGCGTTTACCTGAAGTGCGGAGAACACGAGCATAGTTGTGAACACGAAACTGGAGGGGGACAGCAGTGGGTTTCTTCCGGAGGTCAGCGCCATGATTTTTCTCCTTCTTGCCTGTTACGTTCCATCCCGGTGATGCGACTTTATAACATGTATTTTGAATGCATGTTTAATCCGAAACAATGGCCGTGTCAAGACATATTTCTCTGATATATCCTGACCTTATCGCTCAGTTATTACTGCGTGATTGACCACGTCACCAGGGGATTCACAAGAAAGCGGGAAACGACAGCGGTTTGGGCCCCGACCTGTCATGCAATATCAGGTTTTGCACACG harbors:
- a CDS encoding cytochrome c — translated: MKVIVTELCVASLLLVWSMEAPAAEKAADNYRTYCTQCHGMRGNGKGINVRDMSVQPRDHTDAREMSARSDEDIYKAIKEGGVDINKSVLMPPCGDVLSDEEIHGLVANLREMCQCSFGK
- a CDS encoding multicopper oxidase domain-containing protein, giving the protein MALTSGRNPLLSPSSFVFTTMLVFSALQVNAENREFDFTIEERKIQVAPDLEYQVFAFNGQVPGPLIHVKEGDDVIVHVANNTTLPHTIHWHGQYQRHNLTSSGDASNWKMDGVPGVTQKAIEPGETFTYKFRAEKTGSTWYHCHVNVSEHVGIRGMWGPLIVDPAKPTKLEKKVTQDVIMMLSSWDSDYAEKLGSGGGPRDRANYFSLNGRSFPLTQPINVRKGDVVRLRMFGAGAEIHAIHTHGHDMLITHKDGSPLPAPYYVDTILIGPGERYDAIVEMNNPGIWMVHDHVDPHVTNNGKHGGGPMTVIAYEGLSPVVKDDPHTMLPNDDPDFYYSESMKKPYGMHNNERFAGVPLQAEGRRERRRVQHETH